A section of the Kribbella voronezhensis genome encodes:
- a CDS encoding Acg family FMN-binding oxidoreductase, with protein MLTPTGQDRDELLRAAVAAPSMHNTQPWKFRFTGSVIEVYRDRSRELPAEDPDRRMLYLSLGAAVFNLKVAAADLAYGAVVRSVLDRARPDLVAEVELTAGGAELEQLRQLAPSVRLRRTNRRPYSRERIPVGARKLLDLSARLEGSQLQWLDDETRVNWVHLATADANQEDDRSPTRTGERRLWVGGQRSVDGIPTGSLGPRPDRPGAPVRDMAATPADANRVAAAFETSPQLAILATRRDGPAEWLRAGQAMERVLLEATAAGLATSLLNQAIEHDTLRWLLHDPLGAWTRPQAVIRFGYGPAVPATPRRPIADVLLP; from the coding sequence ATGCTCACGCCGACCGGCCAGGACCGCGACGAGCTGCTCCGCGCAGCCGTCGCGGCCCCGTCGATGCACAACACGCAGCCGTGGAAGTTCCGTTTCACCGGCAGCGTGATCGAGGTGTATCGAGACCGGTCCCGTGAGCTTCCGGCCGAGGACCCGGACCGCCGGATGCTGTACCTGTCGCTGGGTGCGGCGGTCTTCAACCTCAAGGTGGCGGCGGCCGATCTCGCCTACGGCGCCGTCGTGCGCAGCGTGCTCGACCGCGCCCGGCCTGACCTGGTCGCCGAGGTCGAACTCACGGCCGGCGGTGCGGAGCTGGAGCAACTGCGCCAGCTGGCGCCGTCGGTCCGGCTACGGCGGACCAATCGCCGGCCGTATTCGCGCGAGCGGATCCCGGTCGGAGCCCGCAAGTTGCTGGACCTGAGTGCCCGGCTGGAGGGCTCCCAGCTGCAATGGCTGGACGACGAGACCCGGGTGAACTGGGTTCACCTCGCGACGGCCGATGCGAACCAGGAGGACGACCGCAGTCCGACCCGCACGGGGGAACGGCGGCTCTGGGTCGGCGGTCAGCGGTCCGTCGACGGCATCCCCACCGGCTCACTGGGCCCGCGCCCGGACCGTCCGGGCGCGCCGGTCCGGGACATGGCCGCGACCCCGGCGGATGCCAATCGCGTCGCGGCGGCCTTCGAAACGTCTCCCCAGCTGGCCATCCTGGCGACCCGCCGGGACGGCCCGGCGGAGTGGCTGAGAGCCGGCCAGGCGATGGAACGGGTGTTGCTGGAGGCAACGGCTGCCGGCCTGGCGACCTCGCTGCTCAACCAGGCGATCGAGCACGACACCCTACGCTGGCTGCTGCACGATCCGCTCGGCGCCTGGACCCGGCCGCAGGCCGTCATCCGGTTCGGCTACGGGCCCGCCGTACCGGCGACGCCGCGGCGTCCGATCGCCGACGTGCTGCTGCCCTGA
- a CDS encoding cation-translocating P-type ATPase, whose protein sequence is MTLATTLPTGLSDQDALRALQDHGPNAIAEVPPPGLLFRVLAQLRDPMILLLLGASVLTATLHDFTDLTVILVVVVLNTTVGVIQELRAERALAALRRLAAPQARVVRSGRTRLIAAADLVPGDLVLVEAGDIVPADLQLAEAFQLQADEAALTGESVPVEKDCPGELSAGTVITRGRGKALVTRTGPDSALGRIAVLLSGQRPRPTPLQRRLASLSRVLSIAAVALSAIVAVSGLIRGLPLPDMLVTAVSLTVAAVPESLPAVVTLALAIGAHRMARRSAVVRQLPAVETLGAVTVVAADKTGTLTEGVMLAERIWTESGEYVASGNGYSPEGALAGGSAEGQDALYRLLRDVVLCNDADLLPPDPDHAGWRALGDPTEAALITLAHRADLSPGDLRAAYPRTAEAPFDSVRKRMTTLHRLPDSDEVLVICKGAPELLLAESITPYGPVARAREAASILAHQGYRVLAVTDRTLPGGSNTAHAEAGLRLAGLVAITDPVRHNASDVAAAFTDAGVELLLITGDAPGTARAVADQVGLDSVEVITGEDIDAGRDPADGSRVRVFARIRPEQKLDIVRAWQAAGHVVAMTGDGVNDGPALRRADIGVAMGRDGTEVARQAADLILTDDDLGTVVAAIEEGRRIYSNVRTFLRYALSGGLAEVLVMLLGPFAGLTLPLLPAQILWINMLTHGLPGVALGAEPADPQAMRRGPRPTTEHVLGAGLWQRIGWTGTLIAAVTLAASLLVRHSGGPWQTTTYLTLGLAQLGVAAALRRPRGVDGRALRFLDVAIAGAVVAQVLPLALDPLRDLLGLEPVTIGQLALAIAFGCIPGAVVALLRLRHRKS, encoded by the coding sequence ATGACCCTGGCGACCACCCTGCCGACCGGTCTGTCCGACCAGGACGCACTGAGGGCACTGCAGGACCACGGGCCGAACGCGATCGCTGAGGTACCGCCGCCCGGACTGCTGTTCCGGGTGCTCGCCCAGTTGCGCGATCCGATGATCCTGCTGCTGCTCGGCGCATCGGTCCTCACCGCCACCCTGCACGACTTCACCGATCTCACGGTGATCCTGGTCGTCGTCGTCCTGAACACCACTGTCGGGGTGATCCAGGAGCTGCGGGCCGAACGTGCGCTCGCCGCTCTGCGCCGGCTCGCGGCACCGCAGGCGAGGGTCGTGCGCTCGGGCCGGACCCGGCTGATCGCGGCGGCCGACCTCGTGCCGGGTGACCTGGTGCTCGTCGAGGCCGGTGACATCGTGCCCGCGGACCTCCAGCTGGCGGAGGCCTTCCAGTTGCAGGCCGACGAGGCCGCGCTGACCGGCGAATCGGTACCGGTGGAGAAGGACTGTCCCGGCGAGTTGTCCGCCGGAACCGTGATCACTCGTGGCCGCGGCAAGGCCCTGGTCACCCGGACCGGCCCTGACAGCGCGCTGGGCCGCATCGCCGTACTGTTGTCCGGCCAGCGGCCGCGACCGACACCACTGCAGCGCCGCCTCGCATCGTTGAGCAGAGTGCTGAGCATCGCGGCCGTCGCCTTGTCCGCGATCGTCGCCGTCTCCGGCCTGATCCGCGGCCTCCCGCTGCCCGACATGCTGGTGACGGCAGTCAGCCTGACCGTTGCCGCCGTTCCCGAGTCGCTGCCGGCGGTGGTGACGTTGGCACTCGCCATCGGGGCACACCGGATGGCCAGGCGGTCGGCGGTGGTGCGGCAGCTGCCGGCCGTCGAGACGCTGGGCGCGGTCACGGTTGTCGCCGCCGACAAGACCGGAACCCTCACCGAAGGCGTCATGCTGGCCGAGCGGATCTGGACCGAGTCCGGCGAATATGTTGCCTCTGGCAATGGCTATTCGCCGGAGGGCGCACTGGCCGGCGGATCCGCCGAGGGGCAGGACGCCCTGTACCGGCTGCTCCGCGATGTGGTGCTCTGCAACGACGCCGACCTGCTGCCGCCGGACCCCGACCACGCCGGCTGGCGAGCACTCGGTGATCCGACCGAGGCGGCACTGATCACCCTCGCGCACCGGGCGGACCTGTCACCCGGCGACCTACGGGCCGCCTACCCCCGAACCGCGGAGGCGCCCTTCGACAGCGTGCGCAAACGGATGACCACGCTGCACCGGCTGCCGGACAGTGACGAGGTCCTCGTCATCTGCAAGGGTGCGCCGGAACTGCTCCTGGCCGAGAGCATCACGCCGTACGGGCCGGTCGCCCGGGCCCGCGAGGCTGCCTCGATCCTGGCCCATCAGGGCTACCGGGTGCTTGCTGTCACCGATCGCACTCTGCCCGGTGGCAGCAACACCGCTCACGCGGAGGCGGGGCTGCGGTTGGCCGGCTTGGTGGCCATCACCGATCCGGTCCGGCACAACGCCTCCGACGTCGCCGCGGCGTTCACCGACGCCGGCGTGGAACTGCTGCTGATCACCGGTGATGCCCCGGGCACGGCCAGGGCGGTCGCCGACCAGGTCGGGCTGGACAGCGTCGAGGTGATCACCGGCGAAGACATCGACGCCGGAAGGGATCCCGCGGACGGGTCGCGGGTGCGGGTCTTCGCACGGATCAGGCCGGAGCAGAAGCTGGACATCGTCCGGGCCTGGCAGGCCGCCGGCCACGTGGTCGCGATGACCGGCGACGGCGTCAACGACGGGCCGGCCCTGCGCCGCGCGGACATCGGCGTTGCGATGGGACGCGACGGAACCGAAGTGGCCCGGCAGGCGGCCGACCTGATCCTGACCGACGACGACCTGGGCACCGTGGTGGCCGCGATCGAGGAAGGCCGGCGGATCTACTCCAACGTCCGCACCTTCCTGCGGTACGCCCTCAGCGGTGGACTCGCGGAGGTCCTGGTGATGCTGCTCGGGCCGTTCGCCGGACTGACCCTGCCGTTGCTTCCGGCCCAGATCCTCTGGATCAACATGCTCACCCACGGCCTGCCCGGCGTCGCGCTGGGCGCCGAACCCGCCGATCCACAGGCGATGCGACGCGGTCCCCGCCCGACCACGGAGCACGTCCTAGGTGCGGGCCTCTGGCAACGAATCGGCTGGACCGGCACCCTGATCGCGGCGGTCACGCTGGCCGCGAGCCTGCTGGTGCGGCACTCCGGCGGACCCTGGCAGACCACGACGTACCTCACCCTCGGTCTCGCCCAGCTCGGTGTCGCCGCCGCCCTGCGCCGCCCACGCGGTGTGGACGGGCGCGCGTTGCGATTCCTCGACGTGGCCATTGCCGGAGCAGTGGTCGCGCAGGTGCTCCCGCTCGCGCTCGATCCGCTGCGCGACCTGCTCGGCCTGGAGCCCGTCACCATCGGTCAGCTCGCGCTCGCGATCGCGTTCGGCTGCATCCCGGGAGCCGTGGTGGCTCTGCTCCGCCTTCGGCATCGCAAGTCCTGA
- a CDS encoding universal stress protein, with amino-acid sequence MSAHARPAIVVGIDGSADGLHALYWAVELATRRGWTVRALHVVDEDRPARPLTAEADHDDGTDVLDDAADELERIGFTDAVLEVGYGHPAQALLKASHDAAALVIGRRGAGGFAELTLGSTSQVCAALAGTTLVVVPDTWRPDTPAQGQIVVGVDGSHSCQAALGFAFEIAAERGAELTLLHVPEVPETFPRPDLWVDPEDASWHRDARALVGEALSGWPDKYPDVIFRTRYPIGHPVQVLAKESEYADLVVVGGRGRTEFTELRLGSVSRGLLHHARCPVAIVHSEVAR; translated from the coding sequence ATGTCCGCGCACGCACGCCCTGCCATCGTCGTCGGCATCGACGGGTCCGCCGACGGACTCCACGCGCTCTACTGGGCCGTCGAACTGGCCACCCGACGCGGCTGGACCGTCCGCGCTCTGCACGTCGTGGACGAGGACCGGCCGGCCCGGCCGTTGACCGCCGAGGCCGACCACGACGACGGGACCGACGTCCTCGACGACGCCGCGGACGAGCTCGAGCGGATCGGGTTCACCGACGCGGTCCTGGAGGTCGGCTACGGGCACCCGGCTCAGGCTCTGCTGAAGGCCTCCCACGACGCGGCCGCCCTGGTGATCGGCCGGCGGGGTGCCGGTGGTTTCGCCGAGCTGACGCTGGGATCCACCTCTCAGGTCTGCGCGGCACTGGCCGGTACGACGTTGGTCGTCGTCCCGGACACGTGGCGGCCGGACACGCCCGCGCAGGGTCAGATCGTCGTGGGCGTGGACGGCTCGCACTCCTGCCAGGCCGCACTGGGGTTCGCCTTCGAGATCGCAGCCGAACGGGGTGCCGAGCTGACGCTGCTGCACGTCCCCGAGGTTCCGGAGACGTTCCCGCGCCCGGATCTCTGGGTCGATCCCGAGGACGCTTCCTGGCACCGCGACGCCCGGGCGCTGGTCGGTGAAGCACTGTCCGGCTGGCCGGACAAGTACCCGGACGTCATCTTCCGGACCAGGTATCCGATCGGTCATCCGGTCCAGGTCCTCGCCAAGGAGTCGGAGTACGCCGACCTGGTCGTCGTCGGCGGACGCGGCCGCACCGAGTTCACCGAACTCCGTCTCGGCTCGGTCTCCCGCGGCCTCCTGCACCACGCCCGGTGCCCGGTGGCCATCGTGCACAGCGAGGTGGCCCGATGA
- a CDS encoding zinc-dependent alcohol dehydrogenase family protein yields the protein MKALVYNGPGQRSWHEVPDPVIQDPEDAIVRVDAVTICGTDLHILKGDVPTVERGRILGHEAVGTILSVGDGVRGVEVGDRVLISCISSCGRCEYCRKGRYGQCLGGGGWILGHLIDGTQAEMVRVPFADRSVYKLPDNVSNESALLLADILPTSYEVGTLAGQVTPGDTVVIVGAGPIGLAAVTTSKLYSPSSVIVVDSAPARQKAALDHGADLAFGPEDDVVETIKELTGGLGADVAIEAVGVPATFELCTQVIRPGGRVANVGVHGAPATLHLEDLWIKDVTITTGLVDTWTTPRLLSMLAAGRLSMPGLITHRFGLDEMQDAYDVFSRAGETGALKVALFSDESKDLED from the coding sequence ATGAAGGCGCTTGTCTACAACGGACCTGGGCAGCGGAGCTGGCACGAGGTGCCGGACCCGGTGATCCAGGACCCCGAAGATGCGATCGTAAGGGTGGACGCCGTCACCATCTGCGGCACCGACCTGCACATCCTGAAGGGCGACGTACCGACCGTCGAGCGCGGCCGGATCCTCGGCCACGAGGCGGTCGGGACGATCCTGTCCGTCGGCGACGGTGTCCGCGGGGTCGAGGTGGGCGACCGGGTGCTGATCTCGTGTATCAGCTCGTGCGGCCGCTGCGAGTACTGCCGCAAGGGCCGGTACGGCCAGTGCCTGGGCGGTGGCGGCTGGATCCTGGGCCATCTGATCGACGGCACGCAGGCCGAGATGGTCCGGGTTCCGTTCGCGGACCGGTCCGTCTACAAGCTGCCCGACAACGTCAGCAACGAATCTGCGCTGCTGCTGGCCGACATCCTGCCCACCTCCTACGAGGTCGGCACGCTGGCCGGACAGGTCACCCCCGGTGACACCGTCGTCATCGTCGGGGCCGGGCCGATCGGGCTGGCTGCCGTCACCACCAGCAAGCTGTACAGCCCGTCGAGCGTGATCGTCGTCGACTCCGCACCGGCTCGGCAGAAGGCCGCGCTGGACCACGGTGCCGACCTGGCCTTCGGGCCCGAGGACGACGTGGTCGAGACGATCAAGGAGCTGACCGGTGGGCTCGGCGCGGATGTCGCGATCGAGGCGGTCGGCGTACCGGCGACGTTCGAGCTGTGCACGCAGGTGATCCGGCCGGGTGGCCGGGTCGCGAACGTCGGTGTCCACGGCGCTCCGGCGACGCTGCACCTGGAAGACCTGTGGATCAAGGACGTCACGATCACCACGGGTCTGGTCGACACCTGGACCACACCCCGGCTGCTGTCGATGCTGGCCGCGGGCCGGTTGTCGATGCCGGGCCTGATCACGCACCGGTTCGGTCTCGACGAGATGCAGGACGCGTACGACGTCTTCTCCCGGGCCGGCGAAACCGGCGCGCTGAAGGTGGCGCTGTTCAGCGACGAGTCCAAGGATCTCGAGGACTGA